One stretch of Scyliorhinus canicula chromosome 7, sScyCan1.1, whole genome shotgun sequence DNA includes these proteins:
- the tagln3b gene encoding transgelin-3b: MANRGPSYGLSREVEQKIEQKYDAELEERLVDWIIAQCGGNANRPNPGKVHFQKWLMNGALLCTLINHLYPKDQEPIKKIQESKMAFKQMEQISQFLKAAEAYGVATMDIFQTVDLWEGKDLAAVQRTLTALGSVAVTKDDGYYHGDPSWFHKKAQGNKRAFSEEQLRKGQSVIGLQMGSNKGASQSGMTGYGMHRQIM, from the exons ATGGCCAATAGAGGACCAAGCTATGGCTTGAGTAGAGAGGTTGAGCAAAAAATTGAGCAGAAATACGATGCTGAATTGGAAGAACGATTAGTGGATTGGATCATTGCACAATGTGGTGGGAATGCAAATCGTCCAAATCCTGGAAAAGTACACTTTCAGAAGTGGTTGATGAATGGTGCA TTGCTTTGTACTCTTATAAACCACCTTTATCCAAAAGATCAGGAGCCAATCAAAAAAATCCAGGAATCCAAAATGGCCTTTAAACAGATGGAACAAATCTCTCAGTTTTTGAAAGCTGCTGAAGCTTATGGTGTTGCTACAATGGATATCTTCCAGACTGTAGACTTGTGGGAAG GAAAGGATTTGGCTGCTGTTCAAAGAACTCTAACGGCTTTAGGTAGTGTAGCGGTTACTAAAGATGACGGATATTATCATGGAGACCCCAGTTGGTTCCATAA GAAAGCTCAGGGTAACAAGCGAGCATTTTCTGAAGAACAGCTACGAAAGGGACAAAGTGTTATAGGCCTACAGATGGGAAGTAACAAGGGAGCCTCCCAGTCTGGTATGACTGGCTATGGCATGCATCGACAGATCATGTAA